The DNA sequence CCGCTTGAACTTGAACATTCTTTGCTATTTTGCTCTCACCCTGATTGGAGGATTCGTCATAACCAGAATCAGAGGACGAGTCACTATCGGTCTTGGTTTGTTTCGAACTTGTTTCTGAATTTGACGATGGTGATTCCGCACCATGAACAGGGCTGGTGGATGCAGAATGAATAGAACTGGCGACTGTTAAAGAAGTCAGTTGCCGCCTGGCAAGATTTACGCAAGGTTTCAAGCTGGATGAGTACATTATGATTTCACCATTGGCGCCTCTAAAAATGCTACCGCAGCAAATGACTTCTCTGTGTAAAACAagcaaaattaatgtattattaacaataaataaaaatatacatacataaatataacTGAAACTtgcggaatttttttaattgtttcaataaattatataatgttaCCTTTTGTAATAAGATAAATCTAAAAAGGTAGCATCGTCCTCATCCTGATCTTGAACATCTAATTGTTTTTCATTAACACCAATATCATCGTCATCATCCGAAATGCTGCCTGATCTGCTCAAAGCTTTACTGTCTGCCAATCTATAATCTtctacaatattaaaaatatataaatataaaattatttgttttacttctatttttaaaatttatttttaatgctaaattatacattaaattaagaaacaagTTTGCAATATAACCAACCAATCAAATCATCGCTTATTGGAGGACTTTGTTCCCGATCTGCTTCTGTTTTTACATAAACATGTTTCTTCTTGGCAAGTTTATCAGATTTATCTTTAagtttccttttattttttgcctTGAATTTTGTTAGCGACTTAATGCCAGGACCAGCGCGGGCATCAACAACctgtaaagaaaatttaataaaacgtactATATCTGTacaatcaaataataaaatataagattatcTGTTATCAAATACTAACATGTCTCCAATTACGATCATTTCCGGGAGGCAGCTTCTTAAATCTCTTTACTAGAAGCACACATGCGTTACATATCTCTCCACTACGTCTCTCATCAAGTTGAAAACATAGCATAAAGTCATCCtcatattttttactatctgTGAATCTCGAACTGCAAAAgaatttatagaatttattaaatttaataaaatttataaggatatttaatattaaagtgtacatatatgtatatactataAATGTACTATacacaatttctttttattataatgtatattcgtaatatttttacctGCTAGATTTGGCTTTGCAAATGCAACAGCCTGTACTAGATCGATACACCTTTGGTTTGTGAAAACTGAACATCCTGCTCACTTTGTATGTCACTATCGTTTCtgtaatttaacaaatatatacatattatatagtataattttgtattagtAGATATTTATACAGTAtcacatatataaaaattagatttatcaTTTTAGATGTATTACATGTATGCATATGTAACatgtacatattattaaataatatgttttaaaacttgtattaggaatttattaaaaagatttaacatgtttaaattatataaagatcaaaagttttaaaaatatatttttggaattaaaaaatatattttggaATATAGATCGAAGTtaataaatacgaaataataatgtaataaatataattttagacAAATACCATAAAGTTGCGCAATATGctaaattaaaacttgaagTAGTAACGTGCCTGAAGATCGCCGAGTAATGCAGATGTAAATAAAGTATCCAAAAAATATAGTCGTCGCGAAAGTAACATCAAATGTATGTCGCAATGATCATTGACTCTAGTGAGCACGCTCGTGACTACCAGCTTCATGTTTCGTcgaaaaattacagaaatcgAGATTCGAGAATCccgaaattaatacgaaacAATGTCGACAAAAAACACTGTTACCAGCTGTATCGAAAGTGGCACCGggtttcgtttcttttcttttataaaatcgaaATATCTTTCCCTCAATAATCCTTCTTCACTTTcgtaatttcctttttctgaATTAGCACAATAAATGTCTATAAAGTGAAAGGCACTGATGCCGAATATGTCAAAAATGACGCCGTTTCAGTTCGGCTGCTTGCTCCAAAATGGATCTCCACCTCTTCGCGCCTCCCACCCCCCGTCACCTTCACAGATACGACACACCGTGAGTGTTGAAATTAGAGGAAAAAGGGGGCTACTATCGCCAAACAGGAGCTACGCCGACAGCTTTGCACGGTCACCTGTCCTTCCAAAATGGAAGAGAAAAGTCTGACCTCCCTTTTCCACCCACTTCTTCACGAAtaaacgttcttttttttttttctcccccgaTTATTCGGGACTTTTTAATCACGGTCTCAGCGCGCACGCACTCGCACAGGTATCGGTAACGCGAAGAGGCTTGCTCGCGACGACATTCAGACTCGACGTGACGGTACGTACGGCGGCGACGTGCGAGAAGCGTGGCTACGCTATGCTACGCGCGCCGGGAAGCGTCACTAAGCAGAGCACGCATGCGcacataatatatttctctctctcttattccACCTCGAGATCCTCCGTCGTTCGTGATGCTTCATCATCCTTCTCCGTTCATCGTAAAACCCCCTTCGACGTCATGCGCAAGCCGAACTTCATTTAGCGCTAGCGAACTCATCATCCCAAATTCTCTCCTCTTTTACTCTTCCTTCCGTATCTCATATCGAACGGTGGCGCTTATCACTTCCAATCCTTGCACAAGTTGAACTTGACTTCGTTCAAGAGTCTTTTGAAGCGCGCTCATCTTGacaaaataaagatatttttatgttaagtTTCACTTTACGCGCTTTCGCAGCATGGAATTAGATGCGAATCTGGAAGAGGAAATTTTATCTGTCATATTCgatcataaatataaatgtatctaATATTctactcttaaaaaaaaaaatctgtatcATTAAACACTCATTATATTACAGGCAGATAAATGGAAatctacatttatattatttaagaatattttacgattgcTCATCTGATCGTTCGaaatttttgtacatttcCAGCATCGTCAATTAGAAGAAGACATGTAGCGAACGGAGGCTGCGTGACCCGTGGAAACATTGTCTTAgtcgttttaaattattgtacttGTGAAGTAACTCGTTTACTCTCATTTCTATCGTGTGGATATTCCGTCGGGCAGTTTTCTGGCTCTCGTAAGATCTTGTTTACCAAATTTCAAAAGCGGGTCAGCAACGTCACCGCTACCAACAAATGGAAGCAGAGGCCGTACGGAGGCTGTGACCGAATCCGCGATCTCGATTGGCCGACTGCGAGCGAGCAAGAGAGACCGTATTATGTACTTGCAGAAAACTTGTTCTCCTTCGGAATCATTCTGGACTATGTGCACGTGCGGCTCGTTCACATATGTATCCCTCGCTAGCAAAACACTTTCGAACGACAAAGTTAGTGCACCGAGAGAGCACCcatgaatataaaatgaaacaaTTTACTTCCATAATCAAACCTCTCATCTCTCTGTTCACCAATCTCTGAAACATAGTTCCATTAAAGCAAAATTTACAagtatgaataaatatttgttacttatccataataagaaaaagtatCTTTCGAAGAATTTTGACAAGTCTTGTACAATctgtaattatttgaataaacaGAATTCACatgtagaaatataatttaaattgaattattttcctttcatTGAAgcgaggataaaaaaaaaaaaaaaagaaggtatTTGTTCGAAAAGCGTTACTTACACGAGCTATACCCATACATTTTTCATCATTAATCAAGGTTAGTGTCGATCTCTCAAAGGCCAAGCGGCACCGATGCAATTAATA is a window from the Cardiocondyla obscurior isolate alpha-2009 linkage group LG01, Cobs3.1, whole genome shotgun sequence genome containing:
- the LOC139107329 gene encoding SIN3-HDAC complex-associated factor isoform X1 translates to MFSFHKPKVYRSSTGCCICKAKSSSSRFTDSKKYEDDFMLCFQLDERRSGEICNACVLLVKRFKKLPPGNDRNWRHVVDARAGPGIKSLTKFKAKNKRKLKDKSDKLAKKKHVYVKTEADREQSPPISDDLIEDYRLADSKALSRSGSISDDDDDIGVNEKQLDVQDQDEDDATFLDLSYYKREVICCGSIFRGANGEIIMYSSSLKPCVNLARRQLTSLTVASSIHSASTSPVHGAESPSSNSETSSKQTKTDSDSSSDSGYDESSNQGESKIAKNVQVQADVKMIEKTVSPIELDQLSSCKTLQTVNNVINQSLQSVSN
- the LOC139107329 gene encoding SIN3-HDAC complex-associated factor isoform X2 yields the protein MFSFHKPKVYRSSTGCCICKAKSSSSRFTDSKKYEDDFMLCFQLDERRSGEICNACVLLVKRFKKLPPGNDRNWRHVVDARAGPGIKSLTKFKAKNKRKLKDKSDKLAKKKHVYVKTEADREQSPPISDDLIEDYRLADSKALSRSGSISDDDDDIGVNEKQLDVQDQDEDDATFLDLSYYKREVICCGSIFRGANGEIIMYSSSLKPCVNLARRQLTSLTVASSIHSASTSPVHGAESPSSNSETSSKQTKTDSDSSSDSGYDESSNQGESKIAKNVQVQADVKMIEKTIMMIHDVN